A genomic window from Henningerozyma blattae CBS 6284 chromosome 3, complete genome includes:
- the TBLA0C01050 gene encoding acetate uptake transporter family protein has product MTDSTDTTEQSSSTVSSPNRHSLVSSVIDEEENSTKEQIPSKKNGSKKKRHLPRHSHRNHKNRHARHHHASSNIDPDDAMYEDGSDNDVDNNQSHRSNRSSGFSIYDDDYNDEDDDEYSSSASTRHYRGTNLSRRMTEDELIRGIPIYTSTTNPNDYVILGKRKYLKSELREAFGGTLMPGVAPPTTHKFGNPVPLGLSAFALTTFVLSFFNARVKHVATPNMVVGLAMFYGGLVQIIAGIWEIALENTFGGTALCSYGGFWMSFGAIFIPWFGIQAAYEGHPREFDNALAIFLLAWCIFTFGLAVCTVKSTVMFFLLFFLLAITFLLLSLGSFCNSPGVTRAGGILGIIVAVIAWYNAFAGLATEENSYIVAHPLPLPGNEKYFHLKINKNAKNNKPLEFIHDKSVDDMETLAGQ; this is encoded by the coding sequence ATGACAGACTCGACTGATACTACAGAACAATCTTCCTCAACAGTTTCTTCGCCCAATAGACATTCACTAGTGTCAAGTGTcattgatgaagaagaaaattcaaCAAAAGAACAAATTCCTTCCAAGAAAAACGGttccaagaaaaaaagacatTTACCAAGACATTCTCACCGAAATCATAAAAACCGTCATGCAAGACATCATCATGCATCTTCAAATATAGATCCAGATGATGCCATGTATGAGGATGGTTCGGATAATGATGtagataataatcaaaGCCATAGATCAAATAGATCTTCTGGTTTCTCCATATACGATGATGACtataatgatgaagatgatgacgaGTATTCTTCTTCTGCTTCCACAAGGCATTATAGAGGTACTAATCTATCGAGAAGGATGACTGAAGATGAATTGATAAGAGGTATACCCATTTATACTAGTACTACAAACCCAAATGATTATGTAATATTAgggaaaagaaaatatttgaaatcagAATTAAGAGAAGCATTTGGTGGTACTTTGATGCCAGGGGTAGCACCTCCAACAACTCATAAGTTTGGTAATCCAGTTCCATTAGGTCTTTCCGCATTCGCATTAACCACTTTTGTACTTTCATTCTTTAATGCAAGAGTTAAACATGTAGCAACTCCAAATATGGTAGTTGGATTAGCAATGTTTTATGGTGGATTGGTTCAAATCATTGCTGGTATTTGGGAAATTGCTCTTGAAAATACCTTTGGTGGAACCGCTTTATGTTCATATGGTGGATTTTGGATGAGTTTTGGTGCCATTTTCATCCCTTGGTTTGGTATTCAAGCTGCATATGAAGGTCATCCAAGAGAATTCGATAATGCTTTAGCCATTTTCTTATTGGCATGGTGTATATTCACTTTTGGTTTGGCAGTTTGTACAGTGAAATCAACAGTGAtgttttttctattattctttttattagcCATCacattcttattattaagtTTAGGAAGTTTTTGTAATAGTCCAGGTGTGACAAGAGCAGGTGGTATTCTTGGTATAATTGTAGCAGTAATCGCTTGGTACAATGCATTTGCCGGTTTAGCTACAGAGGAAAATTCATATATTGTAGCTCATCCATTACCTTTACCgggaaatgaaaaatatttccatttaaaaattaataaaaatgcaAAAAATAACAAGCCGTTGGAATTTATTCATGATAAATCAGTGGATGATATGGAAACTTTAGCTGGACAATAA
- the TBLA0C01060 gene encoding acetate uptake transporter family protein, whose translation MSDKEAADFQNTEIENENTHSEDIQIHQPSFSEERTRTSQDIHTHADGQTCGKVYCTGDNNEYIHIGRQKFLRTELIDAFGGTLQPGLAPESTHKFGNPAPLGLSAFALTTFVLSMYNAGAQGIKIPNVVVGLAMFYGGLIQLLAGMWEIALENTFGGTALASYGGFWLSFGAIYIPWFGILDAYKAKESDLGNALGFYLLGWTLFTLGLLFCTMKSTIMFFALFFFLFITFLLLTIGEFTGRSGVKTTAGVFGVITAFIAWYNAYAGVSNRQNSYIVAHPFPLPSNEKVLV comes from the coding sequence ATGTCTGACAAAGAAGCTGCTGATTTCCAAAACACAGAAATCGAAAACGAAAACACTCATTCTGAAGATATTCAAATCCATCAGCCATCTTTCTCTGAAGAAAGAACAAGAACTTCTCAAGATATTCATACACATGCCGATGGTCAAACCTGTGGGAAAGTTTACTGCACAGGTGACAATAACGAATACATCCATATTGGTAGACAAAAATTCTTAAGAACCGAGTTGATTGATGCCTTCGGTGGTACTTTGCAACCAGGTTTGGCCCCTGAATCTACCCACAAGTTTGGTAATCCAGCTCCTCTAGGTCTATCAGCTTTCGCGTTGACTACTTTTGTGTTATCCATGTACAATGCTGGTGCTCAAGGTATTAAAATTCCTAATGTTGTTGTTGGTTTGGCTATGTTCTACGGTGGTCTTATTCAATTGTTAGCTGGTATGTGGGAAATTGCATTGGAAAACACTTTTGGTGGTACCGCTTTGGCTTCCTACGGTGGTTTCTGGTTAAGTTTCGGTGCTATTTATATCCCATGGTTCGGTATCTTAGATGCTTACAAAGCTAAAGAATCAGACTTGGGTAATGCATTGGGTTTCTATCTATTAGGTTGGACTTTATTCACGCTAGGTTTACTATTCTGTACCATGAAATCTACCATTATGTTCTTTGCcttgttcttcttcttgttcATTACATTCTTATTGTTGACCATTGGCGAATTCACTGGGAGATCGGGTGTCAAGACTACTGCAGGTGTTTTTGGTGTCATCACAGCCTTCATTGCATGGTACAATGCATACGCCGGTGTTTCCAACAGACAAAATTCCTACATCGTGGCTCATCCATTCCCATTACCTTCCAACGAAAAGGTTTTGGTTTAG
- the RPC34 gene encoding DNA-directed RNA polymerase III subunit C34 (similar to Saccharomyces cerevisiae RPC34 (YNR003C); ancestral locus Anc_1.426), whose protein sequence is MNSSTTVPLSDNAKHLHEVMMSKQPNQTLFTQDELKTILGIDSLADMMHIVQELLNSNLIRLIKQNNELKFQPVDKIEASKKSTMSAEESLVYSYIEASGREGIWSKTIKARTNLHQHIVLKCLKSLESQRYVKSVKSVKFPTRKIYMLYNLQPSTDVTGGPWFTDSELDVEFINSLLTIVWRFVSERTFPNGFKNFTMKQSKNSNTFEQLYAPNVKNYANIDEILEFIMNAKVANVELSNEDIRSLCQVLVYDDRLEKIAHDCYRVTLQSVLQMTQSGVIQTSDKNNKKKDEQKEPKGIFDPNFEDFSIFTFYNTIAPTTGDKEAIYFDEWTL, encoded by the coding sequence ATGAACTCTTCAACTACTGTTCCATTATCAGACAATGCCAAGCATCTACACGAAGTTATGATGTCTAAACAGCCGAATCAAACATTATTCACCCAAgatgaattgaaaacaATATTGGGTATTGATTCATTAGCAGATATGATGCATATAGTCCAAGAATTATTGAACTCAAATTTAATCAgattaataaaacaaaacaatGAACTAAAATTCCAGCCTGTTGATAAAATAGAAGCCTCCAAGAAATCTACCATGTCTGCGGAGGAATCTCTTGTATACTCTTATATCGAGGCTAGTGGTAGAGAGGGGATTTGGTCCAAGACTATCAAGGCAAGAACCAATCTACATCAACATATTGTATTGAAATGtttaaaatcattagaATCTCAAAGATATGTGAAAAGTGTGAAAAGTGTTAAATTCCCCACTAGaaagatatatatgttatataatttacaacCATCCACAGATGTCACCGGTGGTCCTTGGTTTACTGATAGTGAATTGGATGTAGAATTTATCAATTCACTTTTAACCATTGTTTGGAGATTTGTTAGTGAAAGAACATTCCCCAAtggatttaaaaatttcaccATGAAACAAtctaaaaattctaatactTTTGAACAATTATATGCACCAAACGTGAAAAATTATGCcaatattgatgaaatattagaatttattaTGAATGCTAAAGTCGCCAATGTAGAATTAAGTAACGAAGATATAAGATCTCTATGTCAAGTATTGGTATATGACGATCGACTAGAAAAAATAGCACATGATTGTTATCGAGTCACGTTACAGAGTGTACTTCAAATGACACAATCTGGTGTTATTCAAACATCAGacaagaataataaaaaaaaggacGAACAAAAGGAACCTAAAGGGATTTTCGATCCGAATTTCGAGgatttttccattttcaCATTTTATAATACAATTGCTCCAACTACAGGAGATAAAGAAGCTATATATTTCGATGAATGGACCTTATAG
- the CTO1 gene encoding Cto1p (similar to Saccharomyces cerevisiae YCR015C; ancestral locus Anc_1.430): MKRRQNILIIILIILIFWNLPKRYVKKEMLVVADFDETITVRDTIDILAQLPYKLHKHERDWKYFQDTYMDNYMKVINDLTKQRKLPLLDNDENISWEIKYQDGLKNIELYSINLLQREKLFNDISLNDLKQFVINDPVCQNLIKPKFNEFLKKYLSNASRKFEILSINWSKEFIKYMIDPNDEFTFPISCNNLQMNSSDLKWDGNFDQKIMTGSDKRRYLLDIVSKDKDIWYIGDSQTDLLSLLLPQVNGIIMMNSKTQLDKLVTLLSGSASLNRKDYLEFLENDNIKSLLWYKKDETHGLYLVKDWNIIEKIVIPVSK; the protein is encoded by the coding sequence ATGAAAAGACGTcagaatatattaataattattctaataattttaatattttggaatttACCAAAAAGATACgttaaaaaagaaatgttGGTAGTGGCAGATTTCGATGAAACTATTACTGTACGTGATACTATAGACATTTTAGCTCAATTACCGTATAAGCTTCATAAACATGAAAGGGattggaaatattttcaagatACTTATATGGATAATTATATGAAGGTTATAAATGATTTGACCAAACAAAGAAAGTTAccattattagataatgatGAGAATATATCTTGGGAAATCAAATATCAAGAtggtttgaaaaatattgaattgtattctataaatcttttacaacgggaaaaattatttaatgatatttcattaaatgatttgaaacaatttgtaataaatgATCCCGTTtgtcaaaatttaattaaaccTAAATTTAACGAATTcttgaagaaatatttatcaaatgcttcaagaaaatttgaaatactTTCCATTAATTGGtcaaaagaatttataaaatatatgattgatccaaatgatgaatttaCTTTTCCTATAAgttgtaataatttacaaatgAATTCTTCTGATTTGAAATGGGATGGAAATTTTGATCAAAAAATCATGACTGGATCCGATAAAAGAAGGTATTTGTTAGATATAGTCTCGAAGGATAAAGATATATGGTATATAGGTGATAGTCAAACGGATCTTTTATCACTATTATTACCACAAGTAAATGGTATAATCATGATGAATTCTAAAACTCAATTGGATAAGTTGGTGACATTATTATCAGGATCAGCTTCTTTAAATAGAAAAGATTATTTAgaatttcttgaaaatgataacaTCAAATCCTTATTATGGtataaaaaagatgaaaCTCATGGATTATATCTTGTTAAAGAttggaatattattgaaaaaatagttATACCTGTTTCCAAATAA